In one window of Erwinia tasmaniensis Et1/99 DNA:
- the galR gene encoding HTH-type transcriptional regulator GalR, translating into MATIKDVARLAGVSVATVSRVINHSPKASETSRLAVTRAMTSLQYHPNANARALAQQSTETIGLVVGDVSDPFFGAMVKSVDEIAWQTGNFLLIGNGYHDEQKERQAIEQLIRHRCAALVVHAKKIPDRELQPLMDQIPGMVLLNRVLPGFETRCIALDDRYGGWLATRYLIQQGHKNIAFICSNHAISDASDRLQGYHDALRQHNLPCNDRLVAFGEPDEVGGEQAMTELLGHGKTFSAVACYNDSMAAGALAVLSDNGLRVPEEMSLTGFDDVLVSRYVRPRLTTIRYPLVNMAQQAATLALALAHGQPLPEVTNLFSPTLVRRHSVAAPAG; encoded by the coding sequence ATGGCCACGATAAAGGATGTTGCCAGACTCGCAGGCGTTTCGGTAGCCACCGTGTCCCGCGTGATCAATCACTCGCCTAAAGCCAGTGAAACTTCGCGCCTGGCGGTCACCCGCGCGATGACATCTTTGCAGTATCACCCCAACGCTAATGCACGCGCGCTTGCCCAGCAGTCCACCGAGACCATCGGGCTGGTGGTCGGTGATGTCTCCGATCCCTTTTTTGGCGCGATGGTGAAGTCGGTGGACGAGATAGCCTGGCAGACCGGCAACTTTCTGTTGATTGGTAATGGCTACCACGATGAGCAGAAGGAGCGTCAGGCGATAGAACAGCTGATCCGCCACCGCTGCGCGGCGCTGGTGGTTCATGCTAAAAAGATCCCCGACCGCGAACTTCAGCCGCTGATGGATCAGATCCCCGGCATGGTGCTACTCAATCGGGTGCTGCCGGGGTTTGAAACACGCTGTATTGCGCTGGATGACCGCTACGGCGGCTGGCTGGCAACGCGCTACCTTATCCAACAGGGGCACAAAAATATTGCCTTTATCTGTTCAAATCACGCCATCTCCGACGCCAGCGACCGCCTGCAGGGCTACCACGATGCGCTCAGGCAGCACAACCTGCCGTGTAACGATCGGCTGGTCGCCTTTGGTGAGCCGGATGAAGTCGGCGGCGAGCAGGCGATGACCGAACTGCTCGGCCACGGCAAAACCTTTAGCGCCGTGGCCTGTTATAACGACTCAATGGCGGCCGGGGCGCTGGCGGTATTAAGCGATAACGGCCTGCGGGTGCCGGAAGAGATGTCGCTAACGGGCTTTGATGATGTGCTGGTTTCCCGCTATGTCCGCCCGCGCCTGACCACCATTCGCTATCCTCTGGTCAATATGGCCCAGCAGGCGGCCACATTAGCGCTGGCGCTGGCCCACGGCCAGCCGCTGCCGGAAGTGACGAACCTGTTCAGCCCAACATTGGTACGCCGCCATTCGGTGGCCGCGCCGGCGGGCTGA